TGGGGCCGGGCTTTATCGGCCTTAGCGCGCGGCTTTGCTGCTTTCGAATCTCCGCTCCCCTTGCCTTTTTGGTCAGGCGCCTTGGCGATGGAAGGCGGCGGCGCATTATCCGACGCGGCCTCGTTGGGACGTTCTTTCGGGTCGTTCAATCCGCGTTTCTGGACCGTCAGATCGACCAGTTTCACCGGATTAAAATAGCGCGCCACAGAGGATTTGGTTTTTTCATTCGTCGCGCTGAGCAGCCACAGGACGAGAAAGAGGGCCATCATGGCCGTCATGAAATCGGCAAAGGCGATCTTCCAGGCGCCGCCGTGATGGCCGTCACCGCCGCCGCGAACACGTTTGATGATCAGCAATTCCTGAGGCTTTTCGTCCGTCAAGCCCGCTACTCCAATTTGGAGCTGACGAGATCGATCCAGGCCTTTAGCCGCGTCTCGATCGTCGTCTGCCCGGCCATTACGCGCACATCGACATCGCTACTCTCCTCGTAAGTGAGGGCGGCGGGCACTCCGGCGAGCCTCTCCTGCATAATCGCAAGAAGATCGCCGGGACCGGAAATCTTGATCGCCGTCGTCTCGTGACTAGCGATCATGCCGCCGATATGCTCGACGAGTTCACCGATCATCTGGCGGCGCAACGACTCGACAATGAAGGGGCGCAAGACTCGCGCGGCGCATTCTGCCAGATTGTCCTCTATCAGCTGCAGAGCTGTCGTGAGCCTGTCCTTGAGGACTTCCGCTTCCTCGCTCAGCCATTTTTGGCGCTCGCCAGCAAGCGTTTCCTCAAATTCTTGCCGCAACCGTTCCATTTCGGCCGCCGCTTGCATTTGCGCGGCCTCGACGCCTTCGGCCCGACCGGCTTCGCGCGCCTCCTCCAGAAGCGCTTCGGAATTATCCTCTTCTTCCGGATCCTGCGCCCAGAGCGACGGCATCAGCCCATGCTGTTCGACCGCCTCCGCAAGAGGATGGACGATCACCTCCCCGACATCGAAATGTGTGAGATAGTGAGCGACCGGTCGCGTCGTCATGCCGTGCCTTTCTGGCGCATCCAAAGTTTCATGATGGCCGCAGCTTGCTCTTCATCGAACTCGACGATTTGCTCAAGGCGTTTGAGCGGCGTGCGCTTGACGCTATCAGTGAGATCCCCAATCAGATTGGGCTCATTCATGCTCGCGAAACTGCCCAGCCCTTCGACTAAGGGCACCGTCATCGGCTCCGGCATTTCGAAGCCGTCTGCGGTGAGCAGCGGCGCCGCCGCGTTCATATATTGGAATTCTTCACCCGCAGCGCCGGCCGCGGGACCGAAGGCAGCCTTGATGGTCGGACGGATACCGAACCAGATCAGCAGCGTGGCGACGAGTACGACGACGACGCCATTGATGATCGTCCCGGTCTGATGAAGCATGACTTCGGTGAAGGTCGGGCCTGGCACCGGTTCGAGGACAGTGCCGCTATCGGCAAAGTCGACGACCGAGAGCTTGATCAAATCGCCGCGCGTCTTGCTCACTCCGGCAGCCGAAGCGACGAGCTGCTGGAGATCGGCAACCTCCTTATCCATCGCACCGGCCGTCGCCTTCCCGCCCATCGCAGCGATCAAACTCGCTCGATTGACGAGAACCGCGACCGAAATATGCTCGATCTGGAAGCCGCCACTCACCGTGGTGATCGTCTTCGACGAAATCTCGTAATTCGTGAGCTCGTCGCGCTTCTGACTGTCCTGATTCGATTGCTTGCCATTGCCCGGCGTGGGATTTGGTTGTGGTACGTTTTGGGTCGCTGACGTCGGCGTCGGACTGCTCGAATTCTGCGATTCGTCCGTCTGCTTGACGACCCGAACTGACCGCTCGACCCGAGAATCCGGATTGTAAACTGTCTCTTTCGTCTGCTTTTGGTCGGTGTTCAGCCGCGTCGCCACGCTGATCTGGAAATTGCGCATGCCGAGGAAGGGCGTGAGAGTCTTTCGAATATTATCCTGAATATCTCTCGATACCGTGTTTTCCAGATCGAGCTTTTGACCGGATGCGGCATCGCCAAGATCATCGCCCGAGGCCAGCAGATGGCCATTGGTATCGAGAACCGTCACCTCCTGGACCTTCATGGCCGGAACGGCGCCGGCCACGAGATGGCGAATCGCCTTTGCAATGGTGCCAGAATCACTGGAATCGAGCCGCACGACGACAGACGCCGAAGGCGGTTCGGCGCGACGGCGGAAGGAACCCGAGTCAGGCAGGACGAGATGCACGCGCGCGGCGTGAACGCCGCTCATCAATTGGATTGAGCGCGCCAGCTCGCCTTCGAGCGCACGCACCCGCGTCACTTGCTGCATGAAAGAGGTTAGCCCGAGCGAGCCGAGCTTATCGAAAAGCTCGTCACCGGCGTTGGGGCTGTTCGGCAACCCCTTCTCCGCCAGCACGACGCGGGCGCGGCCGGCGTCGCCATAGCCGACCATCACCGAGGTCCCATCGGGACTTACATCGAATCGAATATTGGCATCGCGCAGGACCGAAGCGATCTCGCTCGTATCCTGGCGCTCGAGGCCGGTATAAAGAACCTGAAACGATGGCCTACTGAGGTAATAACCGGCAAGCCCGGTGATCGCAAACACAACCAAGCCGGTCACGCCCAGCGCGATGAGACGCCGCGTTCCCAGCTTGATCAGATTGCCCCAGAAACGCTCGGCCTGTTCAAGCGCCGTCATTCCACCCTCTGCCACTCAATACGCTAGCTGCACTGTGAGGCGCCAAGCTTGCCTGGAGATTGCAGTGAGTGAACAAAACTATGAACGCCCCCAAGCCATTGCGGCCCGTGGCCTACGAGACATGGGGCCTCCTACGGTCCCTGATACCGCGGCGGGAAAACCACCACACTATGGAAATATGCAAGCCGGCGAATGCCGACTTGCACCAGATCAAAAAGATCGGGAAAAAAGCTGTGGCGCTCTCGCGAAAGCGCCACCAACCCAGATTCGAAGGCTTACTGGAACAGCCGGAGAATCATCTGGGTGTTGGAATTGGCGATCGACAAGGCTTGGACGCCGAGCTGCTGCTGGACCTGCAAAGCCGAGATTTTGGTCGACGCCTGGTTCATGTCCGCATCGACGAGCGCACCGACACCGGAGGTCAGCGAGGCCGAAAGGTTGGAAATGAAGTTCTGCTGCCCAGTGATGTTGGTCTGCGTCGCGCCGATCGTGCTGGCCGCGGTCTCGATATTGGTCAGAGCCGTCTGGACATCCTTCAGCATGTTCGAAATGTCGCCGGACGTCGCCGTGGCGACGTTCATGCTCAGGATCGAGGAGCCGGGGAAGCTCGCGCCCGCCTTATCAAGAATGCCCGCGCCGCCGGTAAGATTGGCAGTGCTGCCGTTGGAGACACCCGTTCCGAACAAGGCTGTGTTGCTCGTGTTCAGGGTGATAAAGCTGGCGCCGCTCGTGGCATTGTACGACGACAGAAAATTGACCGACGTACCGGTCGCCGAGGCGAGAAAGTTTTCGCCGTTGAACGAAGCCGACGTGCCGATGCTGATGAGCTGCTGCTGCTGGGTAGAAATATCCGTCTGGATCTTTTGAAGGCCCGAAGCCGAATTATTGCCCGCGGTCGAAGCGCTGACGAGATCGTTCTGGATGGCATCCATGATCGAAATCGTCCCCTGCAGCGCATTGCTCATCGTGCTGAGCATCGACGCGCTTTCCGACAGGGCGCTCGAAACGGCACCCAGCGCGCCGATCTGCGAGCTCATCGAGGTCGCGATCGACCAGTAGGAGGCATTGTCTTTGGCGCTAGCGATTTTCAGGCCGGTCGAGACCTGGTTTTCGTAAGTGGCAAGGTTCTGCTGGGTTTGACCAAGCGAGAGCAACGCCGTCATTGCGGCGTTATTTGTAAGGAGACTGCTTGACATGATATGTCCCTGAAGTTGGCCGATTTCAGTGGGGACATACCGGATTTTCGCCGGTACGGTAGGGCGGCGTAATGCCTTTGGGTGCCGGCTAGCCCCAATCTACCGTGGCGGCGACGCTAACCGCCAAACCTTACCCGAAGCTTAACGATCTACGGTTGGCTTGTGGCGCGGCATCGATCAAGCGGCCTGCCCTACCAGGGAATGCGGCCATAGCGCGCAATCAATTGCTCATACTCTTTCTGACTTTCCATGGCGGCGGCTGGATTGGTCGCGATGGAATACATGCCGGAACCGCGATGAACGAGGCGCCTTATCAAGGGGCGCGAGGAGAGATGGCGCCGCACCGCGCTATGTGGACCACCATGAACCAGGACATTGGCGATCCAGGGACGTACCTGCGCACAACTGTCGATGGTGATGGGCGCCGTCGCCTCCACGAGATGAACACGATTCGCCTGGCTGATCGCGAGGCGGCCGAGCCAATCATTGTCGAGATGCCAGCGAAAAGACTCATCGAATGGCCCAACGGTCCGCCAGAGTTCGGATGCCATGATCCAGCCAGACGGCGTCGGAAAATCATTGACGCGGATGCAACGCCCCTCGGCATCCACCTCCAACTGATTCGACGAAACGAAATCGCTCGTGTCGAGGAAAGCAAGAGCCCAGGATAGAAAGTTGGGCTCCCAACGGTCGTCATCCTCGAGCAAGGCGATAAAATCATGGCCTTGCGCCGCCGCGGCCGCCGCGGCGACATTGATCGCCGCCGCCTGGCTGCGGCCACGGCTGCGCACGAAAGTCACTCGCGGCAGATGGTTTTCAACCGAGCGCGGCACCTGCGCGTCGACATCGATCCCGACGAAAAAGGAAAGCTGGACACCGCGGGGTATGCTTTGTGTACAAGCCGCCTCGACAGCCTGCTCGACGAAGAGTTTGTCGCCTTCAGCGGCTTCGAGCCGTGAAGGTATGACAACGGCAATGGAACAATCAGCCGACCTGCTCATGATAATCCTCCAGCGCAGGTTCGAATCGACTCGTTGGAGGCATCACATCCGCCATCTCCGGCAACTGGCCGATGAATTCCTGGAAGACGTATTCCCGATGCCTCGGGACGAATAAAATATCGAGATAATAAAAGCGCGGCAGGCCAAGCTTGGACTCGTTCGCCTTGTAGCGCGCGCCAATTCCAATCAAATCCAGCACGACATTCCATTTGTCGATCATGGTGCCTGCACATAGGCAAAAGCCGAAATTGTCAAAAACGGCGACATAGGGAAAATCATCGGCAAGCGCGAGCAGCACATTGCTCCAAGCCGAGATATCCGCCCGATCCTCGATCTGGGCCTCGACCCAAAGCATCGGTTTCCAACGTTTGAGCCAAGCTAGATTCTGTCGAATGACCACGTGGTCGTAACCGTCAAGATCCGTCTTTACCAAATCCGTGCCGGCCGGCGCGAGATCAGAAAAATTCACGCAACGCGGTTCCAACAGAGAACGCGCAGCGCCATGGCGGTGCAAATCCCAAACATTGCCCGTCCCATTCCGCGCAGTGACATTTCCGCGATCCTCCTCGGCGCCGACAAAGCCCCAGACGATTTCGCTATCGCCAAAATAAGCCCGGTTTTTTTCGAGGTTGAATCGGGCGTATTTATAAAACTCCAGAGACGCATCGACGGAAATAGATCTCGACAGCCGTACCCCGCCCAACCGCATCAGAGCGATCGTGTCGAGAATATTGCCGCCAATGTCGAGAACCGACGCATCACCAAAGAGGCGATTGAACACACTCAGAAGTGCGGGGAGACGACGATCGTAAAGCGGATAGCTATTCAGATAATGATCGAGCTTATGGGATTGCGGCGCGAGCAATTCAATCTCAAGATCGCCATTTGAAAAGCGCATCGTCCTTTGCTGACGGCCATCGAAGCAACGCTGCCATGACACACTGTTCCGCATGAGCGGGAAAATATAAAGATTACCGCCGAATCTTTTTATGTCTTCGTTAAAGCTCACATGCTCGCAGATCTCGCTACCATCCGGATCAAGCCCGACATATGTCGCTTGCAGAGCATAGCTCAGACGATAGAGGGCCAAGCCCCCGAAAGCCGAAGAAACGGCGATCGGCGGTTGGGTTTTTTCGATCGGCACCTGCCGATCGAAAATACGCGATTGAAGAATGGCTCCCTGCTCCCCGACCGGAGCAGCGCGATAGTCTTTCCAGAAATCACTGCCACACCAATGCTCGTGACGCAGAGCGTCAATATCGTAGTAGATGGGGTCCGATACGGCGAAAACGCCGGCGTTCTCGGCATCAGAAAAAAGAAAGTCTGCAGCCGCCGCAAATCCATCCGACGATATTTCATTTTTATTCACCTCGTCGAAATCCATGAGGCAAAGCGCATCATAATCGACCAGATCATGCTCCTTGATAAATTTCATTATCTGATTGCGCAGGAATGCAAGCCTTTCAGCGTGTTTCGGCAATCTGGCGAGAAGCCCATCGAAACACAGGAGTCGCGCGTTCTCGCGACCCTCACACCATTCTGCGAGCAATGCCTTCGTCGCATCGACCGAGTCATTTTCAACAAAAATGAAGAATGCCTTTTCAGACTGAGCCGAAAGACGCTCGAAATTCGTCAGTACTTGCCGCGCGCAAGCCGCATCATCGCTCACGCATCCTACGAAAATGATTGATCTTGCCATCGTGCCCGCCTCTTTCAATCGATCGATCCGCATTGCTAGCTATAGGAGCGGATGAGGCTGCCGATCAGCATGTTCCAGCCGTCGATGAGAATGAAAAACATGATTTTGATCGGAAGAGAAATGACCGATGGGGGAAGCATCATCATGCCCATGGACATGGTGATCGTCGAAACGATCATGTCGATGACAAGGAAAGGCATAGCAATCAAAAAGCCCATCTCGAAGCCGCGCCGAAGTTCCGAGATCATAAATGCGGGGATGAGAATCCGCATATCGACTTCGGCGCCCGGCTTCAACTTGATATCCGGCGGCGCGAGATCGGCAAAAAGCTTCAGATCCTTGTCGCGCACTTGCTTCAGCATGAAGAGGCGGAAAGGCTCGATGATCTTCGGAAACGCCTGCTGCTCCGTCATACTACTGTCCATCAGCGGCTTCACGCCATCTTGCCAGGACCGATCGAAGGTTGGCGCCATCACGTAAAAGGTCATGAACAAAGCGAGGCTGATGAGGACGAGATTGGCCGGCGTGCTCTGCAAGCCGAGACCAGAACGCAAAAAAGATAGAGCAACGATGAATCGCGTGAAGCTCGTGACCATGATCAGAAGGCCGGGCGCGACCGACAGCACGGTGAGCAAGGCTATGAGCTGGATGATACGGGCGGCAGAGCTTCCGGCCCCCTGCGGAATCAGGGCATTGAGATCCGGCGCCTGCGCCAACGCAGTGCTCGTCGCAACGATCAGAAAAACACTAGCGAGAACCAGTCTTTTCACTGCACCACCAGGGTCTGGATGATGAGTTCGCGAACCCGCCCTTTGGAGCGGATGGATGCGCGCTCGTTAAGGTCTTCACGAAGATGCTCGAGCCCACTGGCGCCGCCGATCTGCGTCAAAGTCACGGTTTTCATATAGGCCAATATGTCGCCGGTGATCGTGGCGGCGAGCATCTGCGGCTTCGCCACGTCCTTCTTGTCGTAGACAATCGCCGTCTGCAATCGGACCCAAGCGGTGCTTGGGTCGGCGAGATTGGTGATAACGGGCGGCAAATCGAGCACGCTAGCATCGGCCCCATATCGAGGAGCGGCACCTTTATCGACATCCGTCACATGCGGTTGCTCAACACTTTTCAAGCGCGCCGCGAGCTGGATTCCGAACAGGCCACCAATAGCGACGGCGAGAACCGTCAGGCCAAGCATTGCCAGAATCCAGCTCTTCATAGGCAGATTCGCGCCGGACATTCAGACATGCGCCCCGTCATTGGCCAAACGCCTGCAGATTGAAAAGAGTGCCGCTTTGGCGCTTGCCCCAATCTTCGCAACCCCATTCCCGAAGGCATGCTTGACAGCCTCATCACCGAATTCTCTCGGCACGGCCAGCCACGAAGTCGAAAGCATCCCACCGGCCTTTGGCCGCTTGCCCACCGGCATGCCGCAACTACATCGGTTTCATTCGATCCCACAGCTGCTGACCGTAGCTTGGCTGCTGCACTTCCATGATTCGGCCTCGGCCGCCATAGGAAATGCGCGCCTCCGCGATCTTGTCATAGGAAATCGTATTATTACGCGAGATATCGATCGGCCTGATGATCCCGGCGACATTCAACAAGCGCAGCTCGTAATTGACCCGCACCTCCTGCGAGCCGCTGATGATGAGATTGCCGTTCGGCAGCACATCGGTAACGACGGCAGCAACCGACAATTTGATGTTCTCGGAACGGTCGATCGATCCCTGCCCCTGCGCGTTCGAAGAAGAGGTGAGATCGCTCTGCGGGTTCCATTGCGTCATCGCAGTGCTTTGCTGGTTGGTAAAATTGATACCACCCTTGATCTCAGAATTCTGAGCCCGGTCCGTCGTATTGCCAAATGTCGCTTTGTCGTTGATCGCGATGAGAACAGTGATGACGTCGCCAATCTTGGTCGCGCGCTGATCGCTGAAAAGATCGGTGCGGCTACCATTCCACAAGGATTGGCTTTGCGCGGGAGCCTGCGCGACGAACAAAGCCGCAGCGGTCGGACGCACATTGGCACTGAGGCCGCTGCCTACCGAGCTCATGCGTGGCGGCCGCATAATCTCGGTCACATCGCCGGCGCAGCCGGCGAGCAGCAAGAAAATCGGAACCGCGGCCAGAACTTTCATCTCAGGATTTCTTTCCGTCAGCGGGAATAGGTGGACCGAGCATCGCATTGGCGATGCGCGCGGCGCGGCCCGGATCCATTTCGGCAAGAATCGCGCTTGCGACCCGGGAATTGAGCTTGGTGAGGAGCGATGCGGCCATCACCTCGTCCATGACCGAAAGTTGCGCCGCGGCCGCATCCGGCCGCATACGCGAATAAATGGCCACGATATCCTTCCTTGCCTCCTGCATCGCCTCATCATGCTTGTGGAGCCAATCTTCGTACTCGGCCCGCTTCGCTTCGAGCTCGGCGATCCGCTGCCGCAACCTTGTTGTGAGTTCGGTCAATTTGGCCGCCTGCCAGGCGATGCGCGCATTCGCAGCGGCATTCGCCGTATTGACGCAAAACTGGCGAACCTCGCGCGGCAGCGAAGCGAGTTCCCGCGCCTTACGCTTCGCGGCCGCCGCGGACATTTCCTTGGCCTTGCTTGCGCGTTGCGCGTGGTCATTTTTCCCTGCCGCCGCACCACCGCCACCCGCAGGCGTACCGGATGATTGCGCCGCAGGTGATTGCGCCGCCGGCACCTGAGCCGCCGCCGGCGGTCCGGCTATGTCGGCCTGCGTCGGCGCCGGATTGACGAGCGCGGCAAATCGATGAGGCATCTTACGATCTGTCGCTACGGCGCCAGCCTTTCGGTCCGCCGCACGCCTCGCCCGGGCCCGGCTGGCAGACCCATGCGGATGAAGATCGAGCGCTCCGTTAGCGGCCTGCTGCGCGTCTTCACCCGCCCACGACGGCTGCGAAACCATCAGGCACGCAGCCGGGCCGACAGCGATGAAGACCAACAAAGAGAACGAAACTTTCCGCATGTCCCGTATCCTCGGAACCACCTCGTGCCACCATGGCAACCGCAGACACGGGCAACACAAGATTGCGCTTTCAAACGCAAAGCGATCCGCCTCCAGATCGCCTCGCGACACTGCACGCAGAAACTTGCGCCGACCTGATGGCCGACGCCGCTATTCACTCAACGACGAGATCAGCCTGCAGCGCACCAGCGGTTTTGATCGCCTGCAAGATGGCGATAATGCCGGAGGGGCGCAAACCTACTTGGTTGAGTCCGGCAACGAGAGTACGCAAATTAGCGCCATGTACGATCGCTATATGACCACCTTGCCTGGCGACATCGACTTGCGTCTGTGGTGTGACAACCGTCCGCCCCCGCGAGAAGGGCGCCGGCTGCGAAACATTCGGCATCTCTGTGACACGTACGGTAATGTTGCCGTAAGTGACGCCAACGGTGGATATCTGAACATCCTGGCCGATCACAACAGTGCCGCTGCGGGCGTCGATGACCACGCGCGCCGGCATGTCCGGCTCGACCAGCAACTCGCCGATCTCGGCCATAAAGCGTGCCGCCCCTATCTGCGCCGGCTTGGCGAGAGAGATCGAGCGCTGATCCTGTTCGTGGGCGCTGCGCATTCCGAAATTTGCAACCGTAAAGGCATTGATCGCGTCGACGATGCGCACCGCCGTGTTGAAATCTGGATTGCGCAATTCGAGCGTGAGCGGACCGATGTCGCGAAATCCGCCAGGCAGCGCGCGTTCGACGAGCGCACCATTGGGAATGCGTCCCGCCGTCGGCACATTTTGAGTGACGCTTTGTGCCTGCCCCTGCGCGGAAAAGCCGGAGACGCTCACCTGTCCCTGGGCCAGCGCATAAGTCTGACCATCCACGCCGGTCAAGGATGTCAGAATCAAAGTGCCGCCCATCAACGATGTCGCATCGCCGAGGGAGGAGACATTCACATCGATTCGGGTCCCCGGCGTCACGAAGGGCGGCAGTTCCGCCGTAACAATGACTGCCGCGACATTCAGCGTGCGCGTATTGGCGTTACCGCGCACATTGACGCCGAGCCGATCGAGCATCGATTGCAGCGCCTGCTGCGTAAAGGTGGCGTTGCGCAACGTGTCGCCGGTATTCTGCAGACCGACGACGAGGCCATAACCGACAAGCTGATTATCCCTGACCCCCTGTAGCGTCGCTATGTCCTTAATGCGCACGACCGCATGAGCGGCGACACTTGTCAGACACAACAGGAAAACCAGCACAAGGCGCAGCATCAGCCGCCAACCCGCACGGATCCATCGGCCTGGACAATGCCCGATATGGTCGTCCCGCTATCGGGATTGCGCACCGAGATCACCTGACCGATACGACCCGTTTGCAACGCGATGCAATAGGTCTGGATATACAAACCGTCTTGACTGAAGACGACCCTGACCTTCTGGCCGTTGGTAACCGCATTCGGATCGGTCACCGCATTAACCGGGATCGGCGCGCCGGGCAGCAAAGTTCGACGCGCCAATTTGCCGACGAGCGCCAAACGCGAGTCGATCACGTTGCCGCGCAGTATCTGTTCATTGTCAGCAAAATGACGATCCACCAGATATCTATTCCGGATCCTGTCGCCGGGGTAGATCGTAATCGCCGGCACAGGCAGAACATGCGTAGGCGCCGCAGCGAGAGGCGCGACGCACATGACGACTGCGACGACATCGAGGAATGCGGCGCGCAGCAAGGAGAACAATGCGCCTTTCGCCATTACGCCCCCAAATTCTTGGTCACCACCTGCGCCATTTGATCCGCGGCGGTCAACACCTTAGAGTTCATCTCATAGGCACGCTGAGCGGTAATCAGATCGGTGATTTCCTTCACCGGATCGACGTTCGAGGCTTCGAGATAGCCTTGTTCGACGATCGCGAAGCCGGGATCGCCCGGCACACCGGCAACCGGCTGCCCAGAAGCCTCGGTCTGCTGAAAGAGATTGCTGCCCAGAGGAGCGAGACCGCCGGGATTCGGAAAGTTCGCCAAGCTCAATTGGCCGACCTGCTGCGGCGTCGTCTGGTTGGCCAATGTGACGGAGACGATGCCCGACTGGCTGACCGCAATATTCACCGCATTGGTCGGGATGGTCATTGTCGGATTGACGAGATAGCCGTCCTGAGTGACCAGCTGACCATTGTTGTTCGTCGAAAAAGAGCCCGCACGCGTATAAAGCGTATTGCCATTCGGCCCCGTGATCTGGAAAAACCCATTGCCGTTGAGCGCAAGGTCGAGGCTATTGCCCGTATTCGTCAAAGTGCCTTGGATCTGCAGGTTGCGCACGGCCGCCGTGCGGACACCGAGACCGACCAGCGCGCCCTCGGGGATCGGATTGTTCGAGCCTTGTGTGGAAACGCCGGGCAGACGGACTGCCTGATACATGAGATCGGTGAACTCAGCGCGCGAGCGCTTGAAACCCGTCGTGTTGATATTCGCTATATTATTGGCGATCACCTCGACATTCAGCTGCTGCGCTGCCATGCCCGTCGCCGCGACGGAAAGTATGTTGCTCATCTCACGCCTTTCAAATCACCACTTTTCAGATCGCCATTCGGCTGACTTCTTGATAGGCCGATACAAGCTTGTCACGAATAGCAACGGCCGTCTGCAATGACTGCTGGGCATCGAGCACCGTCTGCACGACTTGCTGGACCGGCGTCTTACCTTCCATTCCCGAGATCGCGGCCGTCTCCCCTGCTTTCAGCTTGGTCATTGCATCATTAGAGACTTGCGCCAGCATGGCGCCGAAACTGTCCGGCGCACCATTGGCAGCGCCAGTTAAAACCCCAACGGCATTGCCGGCGACGTCACCGACCATCTGCGAAGCCACCGGGGCTATTAGCGAAAGCGCTGGAAGCATTAGGAATTCCTCAAAAGATCGACGGTCATGGAATAGAGTGAACGCCCTTGCTTGATCACCTCGAGATTGGCCTCGTAAGACAGATTTGCCTCCCGCATATCTGTCATTTCGGTGATGAGATTGACATTGGGCATCTTGACGAAGCCGCGACCATCGGCAGCCGGATTGCCGGGATCATACTCGACGTTGAAAGGAGTCGAGTCGACACCGATATCCCGGACCTTGACGAGACCAACTCCCGACGCTTGGTCCAACGTCGACTCGAAACTGATGGTCTTGCGCGCATAAGGATTACCCCCGGGCGTCGCCGAGGTCGAATGGGCATTCGCCATATTTTCGGACACGACACGCAGCCGCGCAGACTGCGCCTGCAGTCCAGACGCCGCGACATCGAGCGATGCTGCAATAGGATCAATCATGGTGGCCCCTTCACGCTCGTCGCCAGCATCCGATTAAAAATGGTGGTGAGCTGCGTATTCAA
The window above is part of the Methylovirgula sp. HY1 genome. Proteins encoded here:
- the flgA gene encoding flagellar basal body P-ring formation chaperone FlgA, coding for MAKGALFSLLRAAFLDVVAVVMCVAPLAAAPTHVLPVPAITIYPGDRIRNRYLVDRHFADNEQILRGNVIDSRLALVGKLARRTLLPGAPIPVNAVTDPNAVTNGQKVRVVFSQDGLYIQTYCIALQTGRIGQVISVRNPDSGTTISGIVQADGSVRVGG
- the flgG gene encoding flagellar basal-body rod protein FlgG; the protein is MSNILSVAATGMAAQQLNVEVIANNIANINTTGFKRSRAEFTDLMYQAVRLPGVSTQGSNNPIPEGALVGLGVRTAAVRNLQIQGTLTNTGNSLDLALNGNGFFQITGPNGNTLYTRAGSFSTNNNGQLVTQDGYLVNPTMTIPTNAVNIAVSQSGIVSVTLANQTTPQQVGQLSLANFPNPGGLAPLGSNLFQQTEASGQPVAGVPGDPGFAIVEQGYLEASNVDPVKEITDLITAQRAYEMNSKVLTAADQMAQVVTKNLGA
- a CDS encoding flagellar hook-basal body complex protein FliE; this encodes MLPALSLIAPVASQMVGDVAGNAVGVLTGAANGAPDSFGAMLAQVSNDAMTKLKAGETAAISGMEGKTPVQQVVQTVLDAQQSLQTAVAIRDKLVSAYQEVSRMAI
- the flgC gene encoding flagellar basal body rod protein FlgC — protein: MIDPIAASLDVAASGLQAQSARLRVVSENMANAHSTSATPGGNPYARKTISFESTLDQASGVGLVKVRDIGVDSTPFNVEYDPGNPAADGRGFVKMPNVNLITEMTDMREANLSYEANLEVIKQGRSLYSMTVDLLRNS